The sequence TAATATTTAAAGATTTGGAATACTCAAATTATTTAACTTTTTTATCATTAACTTTCTTTTTATTTACAAACAAAGAATTATCTTTACGAACACTCCTTATATCTTCAATTGTATAAAATGCTTTAGGATTTACTTTATGAATTATTTTGAATATATTTTTCAGTTCTTTTCTCCTCACTACAGAAAAAATTACTTTTACATCGGTTTTTTCACTTCCACTCTTTCCATCCATTATAGTTGCCGAATAATTATTCTTCCTCAATTCATTTACTAATTTAGTCGCATCTTTTGTCACTATAATTCTTATCATAGCGCTTCCTATTGAAATCTTTTCTTCCAACCATATACCTACATAATTTCCGGTAGCAAAACCTGCTGCATACGC comes from Candidatus Micrarchaeia archaeon and encodes:
- a CDS encoding DUF2179 domain-containing protein, with product MEFTSSFIILPLLIFFARVIDVSLGTVRIIFISKGFKILSLIIGFVEVLIWLVAINQLWSNLSNVGLYIAYAAGFATGNYVGIWLEEKISIGSAMIRIIVTKDATKLVNELRKNNYSATIMDGKSGSEKTDVKVIFSVVRRKELKNIFKIIHKVNPKAFYTIEDIRSVRKDNSLFVNKKKVNDKKVK